One segment of Rhodopirellula baltica SH 1 DNA contains the following:
- a CDS encoding metallophosphoesterase family protein, which yields MACAAEKRRFKEETMPGESFRFIHASDFHLETPLGDLDHLPPQLRTAMATAPRDAAAAVFEAALAENIDFLVLSGDLMHPVAAGPHGMSLLLDGFEKLHAANTAVYWAAGIADDPKQWPEAVPLPPNVTLFPRDRAVAIPHQRAGRTVCSVIGRSSEGRSTLHVAGFQTETTDEFTVGVGHGIADASALSGARMDYWALGGPHNHTEIEGGATAGAIAPGSPQGRNGDESGPHGYVVVDVDAEHTARVRRVETDRFRYLNVAIDSDEIRSAGSLRNLLGQKIGTLTNEHGGRHLLIAWEVTLDNAEVLPSVGDPTELLRNLRRDHGTTNPAAWTTRLTVRPPHNYPKSWQDEDTILGDFLRASKKFAGARVRGAATDEATTTPSSGDRLDLMPFTEEHSDLSSTASSLLGDVPADQREAILADATLLGVELLRGGNPSWGRKS from the coding sequence TTGGCCTGCGCGGCCGAAAAACGCCGTTTCAAGGAGGAAACGATGCCCGGAGAATCTTTCCGATTCATTCATGCCAGCGACTTTCACCTCGAAACCCCGCTGGGTGATCTCGACCATCTGCCGCCTCAATTGCGGACAGCGATGGCGACTGCTCCTCGAGACGCTGCGGCGGCGGTCTTCGAAGCCGCTTTGGCCGAAAACATTGACTTTTTGGTCCTTTCCGGCGACTTGATGCATCCCGTTGCGGCTGGTCCGCACGGCATGTCGTTGCTGCTGGATGGATTTGAAAAGCTGCACGCCGCCAACACCGCGGTCTACTGGGCCGCCGGAATTGCGGATGATCCCAAACAATGGCCCGAAGCGGTTCCGTTACCGCCCAACGTGACGCTGTTCCCACGAGACCGCGCCGTCGCGATCCCGCACCAACGTGCCGGACGAACGGTTTGCTCGGTGATCGGACGCAGCAGTGAAGGCCGTTCGACGTTGCACGTTGCCGGATTCCAAACGGAAACCACCGATGAATTCACCGTTGGTGTCGGTCATGGAATCGCCGACGCGAGCGCCTTGTCGGGTGCACGAATGGACTACTGGGCTCTCGGTGGACCTCATAATCACACCGAAATCGAAGGCGGCGCGACCGCCGGTGCCATCGCCCCCGGTTCCCCCCAAGGTCGCAACGGCGATGAATCCGGACCGCATGGTTACGTCGTTGTCGATGTCGACGCCGAACACACCGCTCGCGTTCGCCGGGTTGAAACGGACCGGTTCCGCTACCTGAACGTCGCGATCGATTCCGACGAAATTCGTTCCGCCGGCAGCCTACGCAATCTGCTCGGGCAAAAGATCGGAACGCTTACCAACGAACACGGCGGTCGACACCTGTTGATCGCATGGGAAGTCACCTTGGACAACGCCGAAGTGTTGCCGTCCGTTGGCGATCCTACCGAACTGCTTCGCAATTTGCGTCGCGATCACGGCACCACGAATCCGGCCGCGTGGACGACTCGTTTGACCGTGCGACCACCGCACAATTATCCAAAGTCTTGGCAGGACGAAGACACCATCCTCGGTGACTTTTTGCGTGCCAGCAAAAAATTCGCGGGTGCTCGCGTTCGCGGAGCGGCAACCGACGAAGCGACAACGACTCCTTCCAGCGGTGATCGTTTGGATTTGATGCCATTCACGGAAGAACACTCGGACCTGTCCAGCACCGCGTCGTCCTTGTTGGGTGACGTGCCCGCCGACCAACGCGAAGCAATCCTTGCTGACGCCACGCTGCTCGGCGTCGAATTGCTTCGCGGTGGCAATCCCTCTTGGGGACGGAAATCATGA
- a CDS encoding SMP-30/gluconolactonase/LRE family protein: MNSRFALLFATIVGLVWTSASQTAHAQTIQPTGPVQQVHTGFQFTEGPAAMDDGTLYFTDIPNTAIHRLSADGKLSLLTNQSNHSNGLWPLSNTKLLACEMDGAVVMHDLSGDSAKRIVLADSYNGKRFNACNDLVVDNHGGLYFTDPQYRAPEPWPQTERCVYYIANFETDPKVTRLTGDIEAPNGIGLSPNGKTLYVIPSMQAEMLAYDVLAPGKIGPQRVLCKVQQVEGETSRGGDGMAIDVDGNLYITTHLGIQIFSSEGEARGIVAFPEIPANVTFGGPEFKTMYATARKSLYSVEMPIAGFREFPAN; the protein is encoded by the coding sequence ATGAACTCGCGATTCGCTTTGTTGTTTGCCACGATTGTTGGCCTTGTCTGGACATCTGCTTCCCAAACTGCACACGCCCAAACGATCCAGCCCACCGGTCCCGTCCAACAAGTCCACACCGGATTCCAGTTCACCGAAGGACCGGCGGCGATGGACGATGGCACGCTGTATTTCACCGACATCCCCAACACCGCCATTCATCGCCTGTCCGCGGACGGCAAGTTGTCTTTACTGACCAATCAATCCAATCACTCCAACGGATTGTGGCCATTGTCCAACACAAAGCTGTTGGCTTGTGAGATGGATGGGGCTGTCGTGATGCACGATTTGTCGGGTGATTCCGCCAAGCGAATCGTGTTGGCTGATTCCTACAACGGAAAACGATTCAACGCCTGCAACGATTTGGTCGTCGACAACCACGGCGGGCTGTACTTCACCGACCCGCAATACCGGGCCCCGGAACCATGGCCGCAAACCGAACGCTGCGTTTACTACATCGCGAATTTTGAGACCGATCCAAAGGTCACTCGTTTGACTGGTGACATCGAGGCACCCAATGGCATCGGGTTGTCGCCGAATGGAAAGACGCTTTATGTGATCCCGTCCATGCAAGCCGAGATGTTGGCCTACGACGTTTTGGCTCCCGGCAAAATCGGTCCCCAACGAGTGCTTTGCAAGGTCCAGCAGGTCGAAGGAGAAACCTCGCGCGGCGGCGACGGAATGGCCATCGACGTGGATGGAAACCTCTACATCACCACTCATTTGGGCATCCAAATTTTCTCGTCCGAGGGTGAGGCTCGCGGCATCGTCGCGTTTCCCGAGATCCCCGCGAATGTGACGTTTGGTGGTCCTGAATTCAAAACCATGTACGCCACAGCGAGAAAATCGTTGTACTCGGTCGAAATGCCGATCGCGGGATTCCGCGAGTTTCCCGCAAATTGA
- a CDS encoding glycosyltransferase family 4 protein, with translation MKIVFLTAGAAGMYCGSCMHDNAIAKALRASGDDVLLQPVYTPIRTDESTIASEQVFFGGIHVYLLQQMPWLRWLPRWTRSWMDRPSLIRMLTRRAVKTDPAKLGELTLSMLRGEHGRQSEEVGRLVDWLAKDIQPDAIIFSNLLIGGAIPTIRRRLPNTRLVVTLQGDDIFLDHLPADARSKAIALCSDLSKQVDVFVSHSEFYRDKMGAMLGIPHERFDIHPLSIDLAPFTSPPSDKKVSEQPAKTPDKSKGEFRIGYLARLAPEKGLHHLVDAFLQIGAMPEHANVTLHAAGWLGEHNIPYLDELRSRIAKAGLTDRFVVHESPDQSTKIELLRQMDVLSVPAPYEDPKGLFLLEAMACGIPVVQPDHGAFTEVVRSTGGGILFHPENTDALIHELIGLKNDPDRRANLGETGRQSVHQRHHIESAAEHMRRTCQPSEAPLAKQSEA, from the coding sequence TTGAAAATCGTCTTCCTGACCGCCGGTGCCGCAGGGATGTACTGCGGCAGTTGCATGCACGACAACGCGATCGCCAAAGCGTTGCGTGCGAGTGGAGATGACGTTCTCCTTCAACCGGTCTACACACCGATCCGGACCGATGAATCCACCATCGCATCCGAACAAGTATTCTTTGGCGGGATCCATGTTTATCTGCTGCAGCAGATGCCTTGGTTGCGTTGGCTGCCACGATGGACACGTTCTTGGATGGACCGCCCCAGCCTGATCCGAATGTTGACCCGCAGGGCGGTCAAAACGGACCCGGCCAAACTGGGCGAACTCACGCTGTCGATGCTTCGGGGCGAACACGGACGCCAATCCGAAGAAGTCGGCCGGTTGGTGGACTGGTTAGCCAAAGACATCCAACCCGACGCGATCATCTTCAGCAATCTGTTGATCGGCGGCGCGATCCCAACCATCCGCCGACGACTGCCCAACACACGCTTGGTGGTCACGTTGCAGGGCGACGACATTTTCTTGGATCATTTACCCGCCGACGCTCGTTCAAAAGCAATCGCGTTGTGCTCGGATCTTTCCAAACAAGTCGACGTGTTTGTTTCGCACAGTGAGTTCTATCGCGACAAAATGGGAGCGATGCTCGGCATCCCGCACGAGCGTTTTGACATTCACCCGCTATCGATCGACCTCGCCCCGTTCACCAGTCCGCCTTCCGACAAGAAGGTCAGCGAACAACCAGCGAAGACGCCCGACAAATCGAAGGGCGAATTTCGGATCGGATACCTGGCACGTCTCGCACCTGAAAAAGGCTTGCACCATTTGGTTGATGCCTTTCTTCAAATCGGTGCGATGCCAGAACATGCCAACGTCACGCTGCATGCCGCTGGATGGCTCGGCGAACACAACATTCCGTATCTCGATGAATTGCGCTCTCGAATCGCAAAAGCCGGACTGACCGATCGCTTTGTGGTGCACGAGAGCCCCGATCAATCGACGAAAATCGAACTGTTACGACAAATGGATGTGCTCAGCGTTCCGGCTCCATACGAAGATCCCAAGGGACTTTTTTTGCTGGAAGCGATGGCGTGCGGCATCCCGGTCGTCCAGCCCGACCATGGTGCCTTTACCGAAGTGGTCCGATCGACCGGCGGTGGCATTTTGTTCCATCCTGAAAACACCGACGCATTGATCCACGAATTGATCGGCTTGAAAAACGATCCCGACCGAAGAGCGAATTTGGGCGAAACCGGTCGGCAATCCGTCCACCAGCGTCACCACATCGAATCGGCCGCCGAACACATGCGCCGCACCTGCCAGCCAAGCGAAGCCCCACTCGCAAAACAATCGGAAGCATAA
- a CDS encoding COG3014 family protein, producing MIFAIAPRTLLVIAALCSTTLAGCAAKLAHIDTARDAFAAGDPTTAREVLSKVADGGGRFATPAKLDLAMVDLAVGDATSAEKTFRELRDEFDSSLKVAPLHEAAAMVTDDTARKFRPAGYEQVMIRTMLAMCSLVRDGDDAESYINQAAMLQAKLQQEHDERRSSVFGEVAADKLTANPHQELALAPYLRGVLREENLHDLDDARRNYQLVSAIRPSFLPAADDLKRATEGVHSKPGHGALYVFSLVGRGPVLKAVEAPATTAAMTVANALMLNQENQEDDIATLPKITSVKVPSVVIPPSDVAAVTVASYIPTGPDTLPLYELHGATQPLTDVAGMVQQQVDAEMPWTIARSIIRQGGKELAVASARKNLGLTGPAGSMFQFATSTAWTATETADTRCWGLLPREIQVLRAELPAGDHTVEFAPVRYDGQPIATPSRVPLRIYNAKNTYVLVVAPTQQIYVVTAKP from the coding sequence ATGATCTTCGCGATCGCTCCCCGAACGCTTCTGGTGATCGCCGCATTGTGCTCAACAACGCTGGCCGGATGCGCCGCGAAGCTTGCGCACATCGATACCGCCCGCGACGCCTTTGCCGCGGGCGATCCAACGACCGCTCGCGAAGTCTTGTCCAAGGTCGCCGACGGCGGCGGTCGTTTCGCGACGCCGGCGAAGCTTGATTTGGCGATGGTCGATTTAGCGGTTGGGGACGCGACTTCCGCCGAGAAGACGTTTCGGGAACTTCGCGACGAATTCGATTCGTCATTGAAGGTCGCACCGCTGCATGAGGCGGCAGCGATGGTGACCGACGACACCGCACGGAAGTTTCGTCCGGCGGGATACGAGCAAGTCATGATCCGCACGATGCTTGCGATGTGTTCGTTGGTTCGCGACGGCGATGACGCGGAAAGCTACATCAACCAAGCGGCGATGTTGCAGGCCAAACTGCAGCAGGAACACGACGAACGTCGCAGCAGTGTTTTTGGTGAAGTCGCCGCGGACAAGCTGACCGCCAACCCGCATCAGGAGTTGGCGTTGGCTCCGTATCTGCGTGGTGTTTTACGAGAAGAGAACCTGCACGATTTGGATGACGCTCGTCGCAACTACCAATTGGTCAGCGCGATCCGTCCCAGTTTTCTTCCCGCCGCGGATGATTTGAAACGCGCCACCGAAGGCGTGCATAGCAAGCCGGGCCATGGCGCGTTGTACGTCTTTTCGTTGGTTGGTCGCGGGCCGGTGCTCAAAGCGGTGGAGGCACCCGCCACGACCGCGGCAATGACCGTTGCCAACGCGTTGATGTTGAATCAAGAGAACCAAGAAGACGATATTGCTACGTTGCCGAAGATCACATCGGTCAAGGTTCCCAGTGTTGTGATTCCGCCCAGTGATGTCGCTGCGGTGACCGTGGCCAGCTACATTCCAACCGGGCCTGATACGCTGCCGCTGTACGAACTGCACGGTGCCACTCAGCCACTGACGGACGTGGCAGGAATGGTGCAGCAACAGGTCGATGCGGAGATGCCGTGGACAATTGCTCGCAGCATCATCCGGCAGGGCGGCAAAGAACTGGCGGTCGCATCGGCTCGAAAGAATCTTGGATTGACCGGACCGGCTGGATCGATGTTCCAATTCGCGACCTCCACGGCTTGGACCGCAACAGAAACCGCGGACACTCGATGTTGGGGGTTGTTGCCTCGTGAGATTCAGGTCCTGCGAGCCGAATTGCCGGCGGGCGATCACACGGTTGAATTTGCACCGGTTCGTTACGATGGCCAACCCATCGCGACGCCCAGTCGAGTGCCACTGCGAATTTATAACGCGAAGAACACGTACGTCTTGGTCGTTGCGCCGACCCAGCAGATTTACGTGGTGACGGCGAAACCCTGA
- the serS gene encoding serine--tRNA ligase, whose protein sequence is MLDRKFILQNAQLVAENSAKRGVSVDVDAICRLEAERMDALKQAEELNRQANEVSKQIKSAKDNDERQELIAKGRSLREQKDAAGAAQDRLEAEILELQTILPNMTHPDVPEGGEHDANEIGRGKTPVPEMDFQPLDHLQLGEKHDLFDFEGGARVAGSGFYFLRNAAVRLDLALQQFAISHLAGKGFTPVSTPDLALTSVLQGTGFNPRGPETQIYSIENTELNLVATAEIPLGGMLSGQILASEELPLRYCGLSHCFRTEAGAAGRASKGLYRVHQFTKVEMFAFTLPDQSTAMHEEMRELECEIFDALEVPYRVIDTATGDLGGPAYRKYDLEAWMPGRGESGDWGEVTSTSNCTDYQARRLNVRSKSNTQKGTDFVHTLNGTAIATGRAMIAILENHQRADGTINVPEILRPWVGCDVLKCE, encoded by the coding sequence ATGCTCGATCGCAAATTCATTCTGCAAAATGCCCAGCTTGTCGCTGAAAATTCCGCCAAGCGTGGCGTTTCTGTCGACGTCGACGCGATTTGCCGTCTGGAAGCCGAACGGATGGACGCGCTGAAGCAGGCGGAGGAGCTGAATCGGCAGGCCAACGAAGTCAGCAAGCAGATCAAATCCGCGAAAGACAACGACGAGCGTCAGGAATTGATCGCCAAAGGTCGCAGCCTTCGCGAGCAAAAGGATGCCGCCGGTGCCGCGCAAGATCGCTTGGAAGCCGAAATCCTCGAGCTGCAAACGATTCTTCCGAACATGACCCACCCGGATGTGCCCGAGGGTGGTGAGCACGATGCGAACGAGATTGGCCGCGGCAAAACGCCAGTGCCTGAAATGGACTTCCAACCGCTGGACCATCTTCAGCTCGGCGAGAAGCACGATTTGTTTGACTTCGAAGGCGGAGCCCGCGTGGCCGGGTCCGGTTTCTATTTCTTGCGAAACGCCGCCGTGCGTTTGGATTTGGCACTGCAACAATTCGCGATTTCGCACTTGGCCGGCAAAGGCTTCACGCCGGTTTCAACACCTGACCTGGCGCTGACCAGCGTGCTGCAAGGCACCGGATTCAACCCGCGTGGTCCCGAGACACAAATCTACAGCATCGAAAATACCGAATTGAACTTGGTCGCGACGGCGGAGATCCCTCTGGGCGGAATGCTCAGTGGTCAGATTCTCGCCAGCGAAGAATTGCCGCTTCGTTATTGCGGGCTGAGTCACTGCTTTCGAACCGAAGCCGGTGCGGCCGGTCGAGCCAGCAAGGGGCTGTACCGAGTCCACCAGTTCACCAAAGTCGAAATGTTCGCCTTCACGTTGCCCGATCAGAGCACCGCGATGCATGAAGAGATGCGTGAACTGGAATGCGAAATCTTTGACGCGTTGGAAGTGCCCTACCGAGTGATCGACACCGCGACGGGAGACTTGGGCGGACCTGCGTACCGCAAGTACGACTTGGAAGCTTGGATGCCTGGACGTGGCGAATCGGGCGACTGGGGCGAAGTCACCAGCACCAGCAATTGCACCGACTACCAAGCTCGCCGATTGAATGTGCGGTCGAAGTCCAACACCCAGAAGGGAACCGACTTTGTTCACACGCTCAACGGCACCGCGATTGCAACCGGACGAGCCATGATTGCCATCTTGGAAAACCACCAACGTGCTGACGGAACGATCAATGTTCCTGAAATCTTGCGGCCATGGGTTGGCTGTGACGTTTTGAAATGTGAGTGA
- a CDS encoding DUF2256 domain-containing protein — translation MSAHRDAKRNLPTKICPVCRREFAWRKKWARDWDQVRYCSNACRKKASSSRTNP, via the coding sequence ATGTCCGCACATCGCGATGCGAAACGGAACCTTCCGACGAAGATCTGCCCGGTCTGTCGGAGGGAGTTCGCTTGGCGAAAAAAGTGGGCTCGCGATTGGGACCAAGTCCGCTATTGCAGCAATGCGTGCCGGAAAAAGGCGTCCTCGTCGAGAACCAATCCATGA
- a CDS encoding TatD family hydrolase, translating into MDFIDPHIHMVSRVTDDYETLARMGCVAVSEPAFWAGFDRGTVDGFRDYFEQLTAVEPKRAAQFGIQHYCWLCINAKEAENVSLSREVISMIPEFLDRPGVLGIGEIGLNKNTKNEATVFLEHMELAIKYDQPILIHTPHLEDKYQGTRMILDMLCDDSRINPDRVLVDHVEEHTVSEVLDRGFWAGMTLYPVTKCTPDRAADMIERHAGERLLANSAGDWGISKPTAVPDLIFTMRRRGMDEALIRKVVHDNPVEFFSKSKQFHYTPR; encoded by the coding sequence ATGGATTTCATCGACCCCCACATTCACATGGTCAGCCGCGTGACGGATGACTACGAAACTCTCGCCCGAATGGGATGTGTCGCTGTGAGCGAACCAGCGTTCTGGGCCGGTTTTGATCGTGGCACGGTCGACGGTTTTCGTGACTACTTTGAACAACTCACCGCGGTCGAACCGAAACGAGCGGCTCAGTTCGGCATCCAGCATTACTGTTGGTTGTGCATCAACGCCAAAGAAGCCGAGAACGTTTCGCTTTCTCGCGAAGTCATCTCGATGATCCCGGAGTTTCTCGATCGTCCTGGCGTGCTGGGCATCGGCGAGATTGGGCTGAACAAAAACACCAAGAACGAAGCGACGGTGTTTTTGGAACACATGGAGTTGGCGATCAAGTACGACCAGCCGATCCTGATTCACACGCCGCACTTGGAAGACAAATACCAAGGCACGCGAATGATCTTGGACATGTTGTGTGACGATTCACGCATCAATCCGGATCGTGTGTTGGTGGATCACGTCGAAGAGCACACCGTCAGCGAAGTGCTGGACCGAGGTTTCTGGGCCGGCATGACGCTTTATCCAGTCACCAAGTGCACGCCCGATCGTGCTGCCGATATGATTGAACGACATGCCGGTGAGCGATTGCTGGCGAACTCGGCGGGCGATTGGGGCATCAGCAAACCGACCGCCGTGCCCGACTTGATCTTCACGATGCGACGTCGTGGAATGGACGAAGCATTGATTCGCAAAGTCGTGCACGACAACCCGGTCGAGTTCTTTTCAAAGAGCAAACAGTTTCACTACACGCCTCGGTGA
- the recG gene encoding ATP-dependent DNA helicase RecG yields MSEPSSSESTLTLTTPIQYLPGVGPARATKLRKLGLRIARDILFLFPRNHTFPPPPTKVADLAEGQPATFIGTITDAELVSRTPGKSIFAAIVENDSGAVRIVFFNQPFRAEQLTFETQVRISGAPKLAGLRWEFTHPQYEIVQEGELPDEDAPGGLILANYPLTEGIKQSDLRRLARPLVNELAGQLTEVLPERLRTEAAQRLNAAGMELPDVLPGISDALRGIHLPESEADLTAAQTRLVFQELLVMQLALAMRRRSLTSELRAPSLECTATVRNRILRRFPFELTGDQRRVMDVIAADMARQFPMNRLLQGDVGSGKTVVAIFAMLVAVAGGHQATLMAPTEVLARQHHATLQRMLADSRVRVGLLCGSLGAAERRGTVEKIRTGELDIVIGTQALLYGVEFHRLGLCVIDEQHKFGVKQRVTLRDGGVDPHYLVMSATPIPRSVAMTQFGDVDLSTLREKPAGRGAVHTYLAGDSWRDRWWAFVKERVAEGRQAFVVAPRVGPEVESADEELSELVDPAEPPAEDITSVHSTYEQLRTGPLKGLRVGLLHGRMASDEKQQVMESFAEGELDVLVSTTVIEVGIDVPNATVMAILGGNRFGLAQLHQLRGRVSRGTHAGHVCVFVDGDKPPQDDERLKVFEQTLDGFELAEADFRLRGPGDVLGQRQSGDARLRIADLHRDVEILQVAREMAQDWIDQDPEMESEGLEDLKSQVLRRYGNHLDLSDGA; encoded by the coding sequence GTGAGCGAGCCAAGCAGCAGCGAATCCACGCTCACGCTGACCACACCGATTCAGTATCTGCCAGGCGTTGGACCGGCGCGAGCCACCAAGCTTCGCAAGTTGGGATTGCGGATCGCTCGCGACATCCTGTTTCTGTTCCCGCGGAATCACACATTCCCGCCTCCACCGACAAAGGTGGCGGATTTGGCGGAAGGCCAACCGGCGACCTTCATCGGCACGATCACCGATGCCGAATTGGTTTCGAGAACGCCCGGCAAATCGATCTTTGCCGCGATTGTTGAGAATGATTCGGGCGCGGTTCGAATCGTGTTCTTCAACCAACCGTTTCGGGCCGAGCAACTGACGTTCGAAACCCAGGTTCGAATCAGTGGCGCACCCAAGCTCGCCGGCCTGCGATGGGAGTTCACTCATCCTCAATATGAGATCGTCCAAGAAGGTGAGCTGCCTGACGAGGACGCACCCGGCGGATTGATTCTGGCGAACTACCCGTTGACCGAAGGGATCAAACAATCGGATCTGCGCCGTTTGGCTCGTCCGTTGGTGAACGAGTTGGCCGGGCAATTGACTGAGGTGTTGCCAGAACGTTTGCGAACCGAAGCGGCCCAGCGTTTGAATGCGGCCGGAATGGAGTTGCCCGATGTGTTGCCGGGAATTTCCGATGCGCTGCGTGGCATTCATTTGCCGGAAAGCGAAGCGGACCTGACGGCTGCACAAACACGATTGGTGTTTCAAGAGTTGTTGGTGATGCAGTTGGCACTGGCGATGAGACGCCGGTCGCTGACCAGTGAACTTCGAGCCCCATCGCTGGAGTGCACTGCCACGGTTCGCAATCGAATCCTGCGAAGATTCCCATTTGAGTTGACCGGTGATCAGCGACGCGTGATGGATGTGATCGCTGCTGACATGGCGCGACAGTTTCCGATGAACCGATTGCTGCAAGGCGATGTCGGCAGCGGCAAAACCGTCGTCGCCATTTTCGCGATGTTGGTCGCTGTGGCTGGCGGACATCAAGCGACCTTGATGGCGCCGACCGAAGTCCTGGCGAGACAGCACCACGCGACGCTCCAGCGGATGCTCGCGGACAGTCGAGTGCGGGTGGGGCTGCTGTGTGGTTCGCTGGGTGCGGCCGAGCGACGCGGAACCGTCGAGAAAATCCGCACCGGTGAATTGGACATCGTGATTGGCACGCAAGCCTTGCTGTATGGCGTCGAGTTCCATCGCTTGGGACTGTGCGTGATCGATGAGCAGCACAAGTTCGGTGTCAAACAACGGGTGACGCTTCGCGATGGCGGCGTTGATCCGCATTACCTCGTCATGTCTGCCACACCCATCCCGCGCAGCGTCGCGATGACCCAGTTCGGCGACGTGGACCTGAGCACGTTGCGGGAAAAGCCGGCTGGTCGTGGTGCGGTTCACACGTATCTGGCTGGCGACAGTTGGCGGGATCGATGGTGGGCATTCGTCAAGGAACGAGTGGCGGAAGGTCGGCAGGCATTTGTGGTCGCTCCACGCGTCGGACCGGAAGTCGAATCCGCAGACGAAGAACTATCCGAGCTGGTCGATCCAGCCGAACCGCCCGCCGAAGACATCACGTCGGTGCATTCCACCTATGAACAACTTCGCACCGGACCACTCAAAGGTTTGCGAGTCGGATTGTTGCATGGCCGCATGGCGTCCGATGAGAAGCAACAGGTGATGGAATCATTCGCGGAAGGCGAGCTGGATGTATTGGTCAGCACCACGGTGATCGAGGTTGGAATCGATGTTCCCAACGCGACCGTGATGGCGATCTTGGGCGGCAATCGGTTTGGGCTGGCTCAATTGCACCAACTTCGCGGGCGAGTCAGTCGAGGCACTCACGCGGGACATGTGTGCGTGTTTGTCGATGGTGACAAACCGCCGCAAGACGACGAACGATTGAAAGTGTTTGAACAAACACTGGACGGGTTCGAATTGGCCGAAGCGGACTTTCGATTGCGAGGCCCCGGCGATGTGCTGGGCCAACGACAAAGCGGCGATGCCCGCTTGAGAATCGCGGACTTGCATCGCGACGTCGAGATCCTGCAAGTCGCCCGAGAGATGGCCCAGGACTGGATCGACCAAGACCCCGAAATGGAATCCGAAGGGTTGGAAGATCTCAAGTCACAAGTCCTACGTCGGTATGGCAACCACTTAGATCTGAGCGACGGTGCGTAG
- a CDS encoding PDZ domain-containing protein, whose protein sequence is MFLHSTHAEEQPGIVRVPFDFNGRQIGIDVEWDFKTVHFLFDTGASRHMLEWKLLKTFPQRRKVEIGISQAGLPLGKLPASALEDTPFAEFANGNDVFFHSTAEIERGLGAECSGLIAIPLNSGKSWALNFSKEVIEAPASPETHSGDPFEMTTKRDKFGRIYFTNIGLHHWKSGFLVDTGSSSAVTVVPSVFGELAESGELYDVHAVMISRLAESKETRRGILKRLSFCGFQFENVPVVESTSNKIGTQLLSRFDWVFKDNLALGFPRESVSESFQVDRSGLTLDREGVFVRVHSVEVGSAADLAGLRRSDIVVSIDSENVVASELPSIRRHMATYDDTIEFVVVRAGEGILRRSLKNPEADLLSADNKSSLQNDTRSDGPKNPE, encoded by the coding sequence GTGTTTTTGCATTCGACGCACGCGGAAGAGCAGCCCGGCATTGTCCGGGTACCATTTGATTTCAACGGTCGGCAGATCGGAATTGATGTCGAATGGGATTTTAAGACCGTACATTTTCTTTTTGACACTGGGGCATCTCGACACATGCTCGAGTGGAAATTGCTCAAAACCTTTCCGCAAAGAAGAAAAGTTGAAATCGGAATCTCGCAAGCTGGTCTTCCTTTGGGAAAGCTCCCCGCATCTGCATTGGAGGACACACCTTTTGCAGAATTCGCGAACGGCAACGATGTTTTCTTTCACAGCACTGCGGAGATCGAACGCGGCCTTGGGGCTGAGTGCAGCGGGTTGATCGCGATTCCATTGAACAGTGGAAAGTCATGGGCTTTAAACTTCTCAAAGGAAGTTATTGAAGCTCCAGCCTCACCGGAGACGCACTCGGGAGATCCCTTTGAAATGACGACCAAACGAGACAAGTTCGGAAGAATCTATTTCACGAACATTGGGTTGCACCATTGGAAAAGTGGTTTTCTTGTTGATACCGGATCGTCCTCAGCTGTTACTGTCGTGCCATCAGTGTTCGGAGAATTAGCTGAAAGCGGCGAATTGTACGACGTCCATGCAGTGATGATTTCGAGGCTTGCGGAATCAAAGGAAACAAGAAGGGGCATTCTCAAACGGCTTAGTTTTTGTGGATTTCAATTTGAAAATGTTCCAGTCGTAGAGTCGACCTCAAACAAAATTGGCACTCAGCTTCTTTCGCGTTTTGATTGGGTTTTTAAGGACAATTTGGCACTCGGGTTTCCACGAGAGTCTGTGTCGGAGTCCTTTCAAGTCGACCGGAGCGGATTGACGCTTGATCGCGAAGGTGTTTTCGTTCGTGTGCACTCTGTTGAGGTTGGAAGTGCGGCTGATCTAGCTGGTCTTCGTCGTAGCGACATTGTCGTGAGCATTGATAGCGAAAACGTCGTTGCATCAGAGCTCCCGTCGATTCGCAGGCACATGGCGACTTATGATGACACAATTGAGTTCGTGGTTGTCCGGGCCGGAGAAGGGATCCTTCGGCGTAGTCTGAAGAACCCGGAGGCTGATTTGTTGTCCGCGGACAACAAATCGTCTTTGCAGAATGACACGAGGTCTGACGGTCCGAAAAATCCCGAGTGA